The following DNA comes from Streptomyces spinoverrucosus.
CGGGCCGCCCGTCGACGGTCAGGTTCTCCCGGGCGGCGAGCGTCCGGCCGAGGACCGCGACAACGAGTTCGTCCGCCGGCGGGGGCGGGCTCTGCTCTGCCGCCTGCTCGAAGGCCTCGCGGACCGATCCGAGCACCTCGCCGACGATGGCGGCGATCAGCTCCTCCTTGCCGCTGAAGTAGCGGTAGACGGCGCCCGCGGAGAGGTCCACCTCCTTCAGCACGTCCTGCATGGACGCGGCATGGAACCCGTTGCGGGCGAAGCAGACGGCGGCGCCGTCGAGGATCTGCCGGCGGCGGGCGTCGAGGTGTTCCTGGGATACGCGAGCCATACCGCGAATGTAGAACGAACATTCCTTCTTGACAAGGGCGGAAGGCAGGCGCACGGTGGTGGCCGTAACGCAAAACGAACGATCCTTCTTTTTGCTTTCTCCACCCGAGGGGGACCCATGTCAACGCCACCCGGCATACATTCCAGCCGCCCCGACCCCCGTCGCGTGATCGCGATCGTCGTCCTCGTCCCGCTCCTCGCGGCGCTGGCACTGTGGGCCTTCGCCTGGCCCGCCGCCCGCACCGCGCCGCGCGACCTGCCGCTCGGCGTCGCGGGCCCGGCCACCGCCACGGCGCAGGTCGAGCAGCAGCTGGCGCGGCACAAGGGCGCGTTCGAGATCCATCGGTACGCCGACGGGGACGCCGCCCGGGAGGCCGTCAAGGACCGGACGGTGTACGGCGCGGTCGTCGTCACCGCGCGGGGCCCCGAGCTGCTGACCGCTTCGGCCGCGAGCCCGATGGTCGCGCAACTGCTGCAACAGGCGGCGTCCGCCGGGGGTGCCCAGCCGCGCACGGTGGACGTCGTGGCCGCCCCGAGAACGACCCTCGGGGCGCCGCCCTCACCGCGAGCGTGCTGCCGCTTTCGCTGGGCGGGATCGCGGCGGGCGCGGCGGTCTTCCTGATCGGACTGCGCGGCATCCGGGCGGTGACCGCGCTGGTGGGCGCCTCGGCGCTGGTGGGTGTCACCGTGGCCGCGATCGCGCACAGCTGGCTGGAGGTCCTCACCGGCGACTGGTGGGCGGAGGCCGCCGTCCTCGGGCTGTCCACCCTGGCGGTGAGCAGCACGGTCGCCGGCCTCGCCGCGCTCCTGGGCAGGGCCGGGATCGGCATCGTCGCGGGCGTGCTGATGCTGCTCGGCAACCCCTTCTCGGGCGCGGGGTCGGCGCCGCAGATGCTGCCCGAGCCGGCCGGGGCGATCGGCCAGTGGCTGCCGCCGGGCGCGGGGACCACGCTGCTGCGCTCGGTGTCGTACTTCGACGGCGCGGCGGCACTGGGCCCGGCGCTGACCCTGACCTGGTGGGCCGCGCTGGGCCTGGGGGCGGTGCTGCTGGGCGGCGCGCTGAAGCCCCGTACGGAGCGCGACGACGAAGCCGCGGGCGACCGGAAGCCCGCACTGGCCGGCTGACTGACCACGAACAGGCCGTGCGCCCCGCCCGCGCGGACGGGGCGCACGGCTTCTGCGCGTTCTACGAGGGCTTGGGCCGGCGGTCTACAAGGGTTTGGGCCCGACGGTCTACGAGGGTTTGGGCCCGCGATGCTCCGCCGCGATGCCGAACCGCTGCCGCTCGCGGGGCGGGGACGCGGC
Coding sequences within:
- a CDS encoding TetR/AcrR family transcriptional regulator, producing the protein MARVSQEHLDARRRQILDGAAVCFARNGFHAASMQDVLKEVDLSAGAVYRYFSGKEELIAAIVGEVLGSVREAFEQAAEQSPPPPADELVVAVLGRTLAARENLTVDGRPAFPRLVIQVWAETLRNEELAAVLRDGYVSVRAAWSRIVEGYQDAGMMRPDVAPDHVARTMISAVMGFLAQQSLFGPIPVGVLRDGLRALMSMRDERSAADGSQLG